The window ATTTTTGTCAATAATAAAGATCTTGCAGGACACATCAGCCCTAAAGAAGAAGATCAGTATTTCTCACTGATTGATATTTTTAATGAAAAAGAAGGAAGCATAGATGACCAGCTGGCAAAAGAACTATTGGCAAAAGACTTTAAAAGAAATATTTGTGTCGATATTTCTCTGCATCAGAATGCCGGAGCAGCTATTTACCAGCAGCTTGGTATTGCACTGGCAAAAGCTAAGGAACTGATAGAAATATACGGTGCTGAAATTATAAACAAACTGATCTTCAGAATAGCAGTAGGAGGAAATTATTTCTTTGAAATGGCAAAATTGAGAGCCTTTAAAGTCGTTTTCAACCAGCTTTCCAAGGAATATGGTATGGATGAAGTTCCATACATCTTTGCAGAAACTTCACTAAGAAATAAAGCCGTTTCTGATAATGAAAATAACCTGATCCGTTCTACATTAGAGCTTGCTTCAGCAATGATCGGAGGAGCAGATGCTGTTTTCACCAATAATTATCTTGTCAGCAGAAGTACAGATAATTCGGAAGAAATTTCTTTCAAACAGCAGATTGTACTGGCTTACGAAAGTATTATCAATGTATTTGAGGATGCTTCTAACGGAAGTTATTATATTGAAGACATTACCC of the Chryseobacterium viscerum genome contains:
- a CDS encoding methylmalonyl-CoA mutase family protein, encoding MSNTDIFSNWENLVKKQLKTEDIYPILEKQNLEGIEVKPFYTEVQKPLVNLPRVEESTHLVARYHESLEEEVFAFILDQNVENLDQKTIFVNNKDLAGHISPKEEDQYFSLIDIFNEKEGSIDDQLAKELLAKDFKRNICVDISLHQNAGAAIYQQLGIALAKAKELIEIYGAEIINKLIFRIAVGGNYFFEMAKLRAFKVVFNQLSKEYGMDEVPYIFAETSLRNKAVSDNENNLIRSTLELASAMIGGADAVFTNNYLVSRSTDNSEEISFKQQIVLAYESIINVFEDASNGSYYIEDITQQFAEKAWALFVEIEEAGGYLELLKQGVVQKKIYDHAIEEQQWIEEGKIKLIGVNLYPKLDVKKSIGDLYDENEIKAVRWAEMFE